Proteins from one Planctomyces sp. SH-PL62 genomic window:
- a CDS encoding B12-binding domain-containing radical SAM protein, whose translation MARICLINPRFQTSFWGLNHAMPLLGKKSNMPVLALPVLAGLTPPEHEIVLIDENIEEIDFDALDSFDIVGLTGMTVQRDRMREILGELHARGIFTIVGGPWVSVVEGAFEGLVDVVFVGEAEETWPRFLEEWARGEHQPRYEQAEKTDMARVPMPRYDLVKFREYATGCVQTSRGCPFQCEFCDIIVIFGRRPRIKTPEMVVAEIDAQHRLGVRLIFLVDDNFIGNKKAAKGILRAIIEWQHKNGYPIALYTEASLDLAEDDELMRLMTEAGLIAVFVGIESPDEEALRETKKFQNVRGGMPARVRKIQDAGLEVYAGMIVGFDNDDPSVFERQFQFLKETRIVFAMAGMLSAIPKTPLYDRLKAEGRLDDAAADDPRIATNVIPLHMSVEQMRDGWIELMGRLYDAENYFERFDALFVEGRLQLASARMEWLRRRRPLSYLKIQALTIGAGAWLLARVWLDPRSRPFRPVYAKFLRRLIVARRPPRYLFQFAMKCAVHIHFATMTERMVRGESRLVNT comes from the coding sequence ATGGCACGGATCTGCCTCATCAATCCTCGCTTCCAGACCTCGTTCTGGGGGTTGAATCATGCCATGCCGCTGCTGGGCAAGAAATCCAACATGCCGGTCCTGGCGCTCCCGGTCCTCGCCGGGCTGACGCCGCCGGAGCATGAGATCGTCCTGATCGACGAGAACATCGAGGAGATCGATTTCGACGCCCTGGACTCGTTCGACATCGTCGGCCTGACCGGGATGACCGTCCAGCGGGATCGGATGCGCGAGATCCTCGGCGAGCTGCACGCCCGGGGGATCTTCACGATCGTCGGCGGGCCCTGGGTCAGCGTGGTCGAAGGGGCCTTCGAGGGGCTGGTGGACGTCGTCTTCGTCGGCGAGGCCGAGGAGACCTGGCCCCGTTTCCTGGAGGAATGGGCCCGGGGCGAGCACCAGCCTCGCTACGAGCAGGCCGAGAAGACCGACATGGCCCGGGTCCCCATGCCGAGGTACGACCTCGTCAAGTTCCGCGAGTACGCCACCGGCTGCGTGCAGACGTCGCGCGGGTGCCCGTTCCAGTGCGAGTTCTGCGACATCATCGTCATCTTCGGCCGCCGTCCCCGGATCAAGACCCCCGAGATGGTCGTCGCGGAGATCGACGCGCAGCACCGGCTGGGCGTCCGCCTCATCTTCCTGGTGGACGACAATTTCATCGGCAACAAGAAGGCGGCCAAGGGGATCCTCCGCGCCATCATCGAATGGCAGCACAAGAACGGCTACCCGATCGCGCTTTACACCGAGGCCTCGCTCGACCTGGCCGAGGACGACGAGCTGATGCGGCTGATGACCGAGGCGGGCCTGATCGCGGTGTTCGTCGGGATCGAGAGCCCCGACGAGGAGGCCCTGCGCGAGACCAAGAAATTCCAGAACGTCCGGGGGGGCATGCCCGCGCGGGTGCGGAAGATCCAGGACGCGGGCCTCGAAGTCTACGCCGGAATGATCGTCGGGTTCGACAACGACGACCCCTCGGTCTTCGAGCGCCAGTTCCAGTTCCTCAAGGAGACGCGGATCGTCTTCGCGATGGCCGGGATGCTGTCGGCGATCCCCAAGACCCCGCTGTACGACCGGCTGAAGGCCGAGGGGAGGCTCGACGACGCGGCGGCCGACGACCCCCGGATCGCGACGAACGTCATCCCCCTGCACATGTCGGTGGAGCAGATGCGGGACGGCTGGATCGAGCTGATGGGACGGCTCTACGACGCGGAGAACTATTTCGAGCGGTTCGACGCCCTGTTCGTCGAGGGGCGTCTCCAGCTCGCGAGCGCGCGGATGGAGTGGCTCCGTCGTCGGCGTCCCCTCTCCTATCTGAAGATCCAGGCGCTGACGATCGGCGCCGGGGCCTGGCTGCTCGCCCGGGTCTGGCTCGACCCCCGGTCGCGGCCGTTCCGCCCCGTCTATGCGAAGTTCCTGCGGAGGCTGATCGTCGCGAGGCGGCCCCCGCGCTACCTGTTCCAGTTCGCCATGAAGTGCGCCGTCCACATCCATTTCGCGACCATGACGGAGCGCATGGTGCGAGGCGAGTCGCGGCTGGTCAACACCTGA
- a CDS encoding DUF1501 domain-containing protein, protein MTRPRTAPTDATPRHPSFTRRFAVQAGAVGLLGLGLDHLAALRAAGSPPGVKDGAARSVIFIFLSGGLAQHDSFDPKPDAPDDIRGEFRPIATRTPGVHVCEHLPLLAARSHLWSMVRSLTHPHNDHSAGHHVMLTGRSDLPPGFSVNQPNPTDWPSIAAVVGAVSGPRGNLPPAVVLPERLVHTTGRVIPGQFAGAMGPRRDPWFVEASPFDPTAYGAFPEYEFDHQDRPRAQGRQQFHVPDLTLPEGLGGGRLAGRLGLLAQLDRQRAGLDASASTGEFDARRRAAVSLLTDAGVRRAFDVSDSDPKLLDAYGRNSFGWSLLMARRLVEAGVALVQVNLGNNETWDTHGNAFPHLKDNLLPPTDRAVSALLDDLDGCGLLDDTLVVMAGEFGRTPRISTLPSAYKLPGRDHWGRVQTVFLAGGGVAGGRVVGSSDRIGGYPASDPQTPEDLAATIYRSLGIPPTTAWQDELGRPHQVYLGTPIGGLV, encoded by the coding sequence ATGACTCGCCCCCGCACGGCCCCGACGGACGCAACTCCCCGGCACCCGTCCTTCACCCGACGGTTCGCCGTCCAGGCCGGGGCGGTCGGCCTGCTCGGGCTCGGCCTCGACCACCTGGCGGCCCTCCGGGCGGCCGGGTCGCCCCCCGGCGTCAAGGACGGCGCGGCGCGGTCGGTCATCTTCATCTTCCTCTCCGGCGGCCTGGCCCAGCACGACAGCTTCGACCCCAAGCCCGACGCCCCCGACGACATCCGGGGGGAGTTCCGCCCCATCGCCACCCGCACGCCCGGCGTGCACGTCTGCGAGCACCTGCCGCTCCTGGCCGCCCGCAGCCACCTCTGGTCGATGGTCCGCTCGCTGACCCACCCGCACAACGATCACTCGGCGGGCCACCACGTCATGCTCACCGGGCGGTCCGACCTGCCCCCCGGCTTCAGCGTCAATCAGCCGAACCCGACCGACTGGCCCTCGATCGCCGCCGTGGTCGGGGCCGTGTCGGGGCCGAGGGGCAACCTGCCCCCGGCGGTCGTCCTGCCCGAGCGGCTGGTCCACACCACGGGGCGGGTCATCCCCGGCCAGTTCGCCGGGGCCATGGGGCCTCGCCGGGACCCCTGGTTCGTCGAGGCGTCCCCGTTCGACCCGACCGCCTACGGGGCGTTCCCGGAATATGAGTTCGACCACCAGGACCGCCCCAGGGCTCAAGGGCGGCAGCAGTTCCATGTGCCCGACCTGACGCTGCCCGAAGGGCTCGGCGGCGGGCGGCTCGCAGGCCGCCTGGGGCTGCTCGCCCAGCTCGACCGCCAGCGCGCCGGCCTGGACGCCTCGGCCTCGACCGGGGAGTTCGACGCCCGTCGTCGGGCGGCCGTGTCCCTGCTGACCGACGCCGGGGTCCGGCGGGCCTTCGACGTCTCGGACTCCGACCCGAAGCTGCTCGACGCCTACGGCCGGAACTCCTTCGGCTGGTCGCTGCTGATGGCCCGCAGGCTGGTCGAGGCGGGGGTCGCCCTGGTGCAGGTCAACCTCGGCAACAACGAGACCTGGGACACCCACGGCAACGCCTTCCCCCACCTGAAGGACAACCTCCTGCCGCCGACGGACCGGGCGGTCTCGGCGCTGCTGGACGACCTCGACGGCTGCGGGCTGCTCGACGACACGCTGGTGGTCATGGCCGGGGAGTTCGGACGCACGCCGAGGATCTCGACGCTCCCCTCGGCGTACAAGCTCCCGGGGCGGGACCACTGGGGCCGGGTCCAGACGGTGTTCCTGGCCGGCGGCGGCGTGGCCGGGGGCCGGGTGGTCGGCTCGTCGGACCGGATCGGCGGGTATCCGGCGTCGGACCCGCAGACGCCGGAAGACCTGGCCGCGACGATCTATCGGTCGCTGGGCATCCCGCCCACGACCGCATGGCAGGACGAGTTAGGACGCCCGCATCAGGTCTATCTCGGGACCCCGATCGGCGGGCTCGTCTGA
- a CDS encoding YbhB/YbcL family Raf kinase inhibitor-like protein: MRWPRKARDETGEVPFDGRRGLRHPKGVAAARPPLIGLLALFAALSSCGRRPPTESILPEEPNMNTIRLQSPAFADGGAIPKVHTCDGEDVSPPLEWSGVPDAAKSLALVVEDPDAPRGTWTHWVIFDVPAGVRGFGEGVPAHERVTVAAGGETALQGRNDFKKTGYGGPCPPSGTHRYIFRLFALDAELGLGPEATRQDVLRSIKGHILAEGELTGRYSR; the protein is encoded by the coding sequence ATGAGATGGCCCCGTAAGGCCCGCGACGAGACGGGCGAGGTCCCCTTCGACGGACGCCGAGGGCTGCGCCATCCGAAGGGCGTCGCTGCGGCACGTCCGCCCCTGATCGGCCTGCTGGCCCTGTTCGCCGCCCTCTCGTCCTGCGGTCGCAGGCCGCCCACCGAGTCGATCCTTCCCGAGGAACCGAACATGAACACCATCCGCCTCCAGAGCCCGGCCTTCGCCGACGGCGGGGCCATCCCGAAGGTGCACACGTGTGACGGCGAGGACGTCTCGCCCCCGCTCGAATGGTCCGGCGTCCCGGACGCCGCGAAGTCCCTGGCCCTGGTCGTCGAGGACCCCGACGCCCCCAGGGGGACCTGGACGCATTGGGTCATCTTCGACGTCCCCGCCGGCGTCAGAGGGTTCGGGGAGGGCGTGCCGGCCCACGAGCGGGTCACGGTGGCGGCGGGCGGGGAGACCGCTCTTCAGGGCCGGAACGACTTCAAGAAGACCGGATACGGCGGCCCCTGTCCACCGAGCGGGACCCATCGCTACATCTTCCGCCTCTTCGCCCTCGACGCCGAGTTGGGCCTTGGACCGGAGGCGACGAGGCAGGACGTACTCCGTTCGATCAAGGGCCACATCCTCGCCGAAGGAGAGTTGACGGGTCGGTATTCGAGGTGA
- a CDS encoding NADH:flavin oxidoreductase/NADH oxidase — MATTPSAAKPPSLYDPHTIRGLTLRNRIVMSPMCQYSSQDGLANDWHLVHLGARASGGVGLIFVEATAVTPGGRISPGDMGLWDDGHIEPLARIVRYLDSQGAAPGIQIAHAGRKASCDLPWRGGAPIHDPAQGGWPVVGPSPIPFDEGHPVPRELTVADIDGLVDDFEAAARRALAAGFRVIEIHAAHGYLLHEFLSPLSNKRTDDYGGSLENRTRFVRRVAERLRKVIPDSMPLFTRISATDWAEGGWDLDQSIELAKQLKELGVDLIDCSSGALVPHVRIPVAAGYQVPFASQIRRAAGIATGAVGLIAEPFQAEMIVANGDADLVLLGRELLREPYWALKAMKESGREIPWPLPYGYVFKSRR, encoded by the coding sequence GTGGCCACGACGCCTTCCGCCGCGAAGCCGCCCAGTCTTTACGACCCTCATACGATCCGCGGGCTCACGCTCCGCAACCGGATCGTGATGTCGCCGATGTGCCAGTATTCCTCCCAGGACGGCCTGGCGAACGACTGGCATCTGGTCCATCTGGGGGCCCGCGCCTCCGGGGGAGTCGGCCTGATCTTCGTCGAGGCGACCGCCGTGACGCCTGGCGGACGCATCAGCCCCGGCGACATGGGGCTCTGGGACGACGGCCACATCGAGCCCCTGGCCCGGATCGTCCGCTATCTGGACTCGCAAGGCGCCGCGCCGGGGATTCAGATCGCGCACGCGGGTCGCAAGGCCAGCTGCGACCTCCCCTGGCGAGGCGGCGCGCCGATCCACGACCCGGCTCAGGGGGGCTGGCCGGTCGTCGGCCCCAGCCCGATCCCGTTCGACGAGGGGCACCCCGTCCCTCGCGAGCTGACCGTGGCCGACATCGACGGCCTGGTCGACGACTTCGAGGCCGCCGCCCGCCGCGCCCTGGCCGCCGGGTTCCGGGTCATCGAGATCCACGCGGCCCACGGCTACCTGCTCCACGAATTCCTCTCGCCCCTGAGCAACAAGCGGACGGACGACTACGGCGGCTCGCTGGAGAACCGCACGCGGTTCGTCCGCCGGGTGGCCGAGCGGCTGCGCAAGGTGATCCCCGACTCGATGCCCCTGTTCACCCGGATCTCCGCGACCGACTGGGCCGAAGGAGGATGGGACCTCGACCAGTCCATCGAGCTGGCGAAGCAGTTGAAGGAGCTGGGCGTCGACCTGATCGACTGCTCCTCCGGCGCGCTCGTCCCGCACGTCAGGATTCCGGTCGCCGCCGGGTATCAGGTGCCGTTCGCCTCGCAGATCCGCCGGGCGGCGGGGATCGCGACGGGCGCCGTGGGCCTGATCGCCGAGCCCTTCCAGGCCGAGATGATCGTCGCCAACGGCGACGCCGACCTGGTCCTGCTCGGCCGCGAGCTGCTCCGCGAGCCCTACTGGGCGTTGAAGGCGATGAAGGAGTCGGGCCGCGAGATCCCCTGGCCCCTCCCTTACGGCTACGTCTTCAAGTCGCGTCGGTGA
- a CDS encoding sugar phosphate isomerase/epimerase family protein, translating to MQLGFVSAILPEYSLEQVLSFAARAGFASVELMCWPPGKAERRYAGVTHLDATDLSAGAVKATRDLLKKYGIEVSGVGYYPNPLSPDREEAETAQAHIRRVIDLAAALGVGRANTFVGRDWTKSIDDNWPKFLEVWRPIIDHADAKGVKVGIENCPMSFGADEWPGGKNLAVSPAVWRRMFADVPSPNFGLNFDPSHFILQMMDYIPPLAEFKDRIFHVHAKDLRIDRARLDDVGVFAHPKAWHTPKLPGQGDVRWGPFFAALADSGYDGHVAIEMEDRAYEGSMEARQDSLVISRRFLEQFIIGKRGGVEAGS from the coding sequence ATGCAACTGGGATTCGTGTCCGCCATCCTGCCGGAGTACTCGCTGGAGCAGGTGTTGAGCTTCGCCGCGCGGGCGGGGTTCGCAAGCGTCGAGCTGATGTGCTGGCCGCCGGGGAAGGCGGAGCGACGGTATGCGGGCGTCACCCATCTGGACGCCACGGACCTCTCGGCCGGCGCGGTCAAGGCGACGCGGGACCTGCTGAAGAAGTACGGGATCGAGGTCTCGGGCGTCGGCTACTACCCGAACCCGCTCTCGCCCGACCGCGAGGAGGCCGAGACGGCACAGGCCCACATCCGGCGCGTGATCGACCTGGCGGCGGCGCTGGGGGTGGGGCGGGCGAACACGTTCGTCGGTCGAGACTGGACGAAGTCGATCGACGACAACTGGCCGAAGTTCCTGGAAGTCTGGCGGCCGATCATCGACCACGCCGACGCCAAGGGGGTCAAGGTCGGGATCGAGAACTGCCCGATGTCGTTCGGCGCCGACGAGTGGCCCGGCGGCAAGAACCTGGCGGTCTCGCCGGCCGTCTGGCGGCGGATGTTCGCCGACGTCCCCAGCCCCAACTTCGGGCTCAACTTCGACCCCTCGCACTTCATCCTCCAGATGATGGACTACATCCCGCCCCTGGCCGAGTTCAAGGACCGGATCTTCCACGTCCACGCCAAGGACCTGCGCATCGACCGCGCCCGGCTGGACGACGTGGGGGTCTTCGCCCACCCCAAGGCCTGGCACACGCCCAAGCTCCCCGGCCAGGGGGACGTCCGCTGGGGCCCCTTCTTCGCGGCGCTGGCCGATTCCGGCTACGACGGCCACGTCGCCATCGAGATGGAGGATCGGGCGTACGAGGGCTCGATGGAGGCCCGTCAGGACTCGCTGGTGATCAGCCGGCGCTTCCTGGAGCAGTTCATCATCGGCAAGCGTGGAGGCGTCGAAGCCGGCTCATGA
- a CDS encoding PAS domain S-box protein, whose product MALKSSRRRRSGRYLMILPAVAVAAGLTAATWPLCERAPWAFFLGAVMATGWLGGLIPCALTTALSVVVGSCFFLPPYGTFGFQAVQFGAVGAFVIVSGFIAFFSAAYRDFEEKDRGHRRRFEAMARSLAEGLVTTDGEGRVTFLNPAAERLTGWPAPEAQDRPIDEVFSLRVEGEPASWVGDARRGVQEIRGVLLGRDGVERPVEGSAAPIRDESSTAGVVLSFRDVGERLAAEAALHQSEELNRKLVGGSVDRLEMLDPEGRLLAMNDYGRRLMEAEDFESLRGREWASLWPEAMRATVREAVRKAAQGGVARFAGPGPTLRGAPRDWEVHLSPLLAADGSPERISCIARDVTERKRAEREVQASERRYRTLFESIDEGFCVIEMIYDEDGRAVDYAFLETNPAFETHTGLVEARGKRMRELVPDHDDHWFRTYAQVVATGRPLRFVDRAEKLGGAWFDLYAMPMEGRKVAVLFKNVSEAIRAEQERERLLLSLKLERGRLASLIQDAPAFICTLRGPDHVFELTNSLYREMVGNRDLIGKPVQEAFPDLEGQGFFELLDQVYRTGETFVGKETPIRFRHRGSSEADRRVLNFVFQAMYDPDGEVSGIFVHGVDVTDAVAAREALRESEARFRQLADAMPQAVWTARADGAIDYSNRQWRQYGSPPEGVLGDSRWARLIHPDDRERTHAIWLESLRTGRPFETEYRLRREFDGSYRWHLGRALPIEDSQARIVRWFGTSTDVDDVKRLSEALQQADRRKDEFLATLAHELRNPLAPIRTGLEILRHCPDPTSASTTIDMMARQLSHMVHLIDDLMDVARVGSGKISLRKEPTTLQAIVSGAVEASRQIIDSARHSLTVSLPDEPLPLDADPTRLTQVVANLLNNAAKYTEPGGRIGLAARREGDEAVVTVRDTGIGLAPEMLSKVFDMFTQVDGSLDRSQGGLGIGLTIVKRLVEMHGGRIDARSAGIGRGSDFIVRLPLAGAPAAVPGDPGADENRTRAGGLRVLVVDDNRDSANSLSRLLALGGHEVHTAYAGVQAIAEASAYPPDVILLDLGLPDRNGFAVAAELRATPAFHGTTIVALTGWGQPEDRRRSREAGFDDHLVKPVDIEQLRAILDSVAENGRRRPDGAVAVVEP is encoded by the coding sequence GTGGCATTGAAGAGTTCGAGGCGACGGCGGAGCGGCCGTTATCTGATGATCCTGCCGGCGGTCGCCGTGGCGGCCGGCCTCACGGCGGCGACGTGGCCGCTCTGCGAACGGGCCCCCTGGGCCTTCTTCCTCGGGGCCGTGATGGCGACCGGCTGGCTCGGCGGCCTCATCCCCTGCGCCTTGACGACTGCGCTGTCGGTGGTCGTGGGCTCCTGCTTCTTCCTGCCCCCCTACGGGACGTTCGGCTTCCAGGCCGTCCAGTTCGGGGCCGTCGGCGCGTTCGTGATCGTCTCCGGGTTCATCGCCTTCTTCTCGGCGGCGTACCGCGACTTCGAGGAGAAGGATCGGGGCCACCGTCGACGGTTCGAGGCGATGGCGCGAAGCCTCGCCGAGGGGCTGGTCACGACCGACGGCGAGGGCCGGGTGACGTTTCTGAATCCCGCCGCCGAGCGGCTCACGGGCTGGCCCGCGCCCGAGGCCCAGGACCGGCCGATCGACGAGGTCTTCAGCCTGCGGGTCGAGGGGGAGCCGGCCTCCTGGGTCGGCGACGCGAGACGGGGCGTCCAGGAGATCCGGGGGGTGCTGCTCGGCCGCGACGGGGTTGAGCGCCCGGTCGAGGGGAGCGCCGCGCCGATCCGGGACGAGTCGAGTACGGCCGGGGTCGTCCTGAGCTTCCGGGACGTGGGCGAGCGGCTCGCCGCCGAGGCGGCGTTGCACCAATCCGAGGAGCTGAACCGAAAGCTCGTCGGCGGCAGCGTCGATCGGCTGGAGATGCTGGACCCGGAGGGCCGCCTTCTCGCCATGAACGACTACGGCCGTCGCCTCATGGAAGCCGAGGATTTCGAGTCGTTGCGAGGCCGGGAGTGGGCCTCGCTCTGGCCCGAGGCGATGCGGGCGACGGTCCGCGAGGCCGTCCGCAAGGCGGCGCAAGGGGGCGTCGCCCGCTTCGCGGGGCCCGGCCCGACCCTGCGCGGCGCCCCGAGGGATTGGGAGGTCCACCTCTCCCCGCTGCTCGCCGCCGACGGCTCCCCCGAGCGGATCTCCTGCATCGCCCGCGACGTCACGGAACGGAAGCGCGCCGAGCGAGAGGTCCAGGCCAGCGAGCGCCGCTACCGCACCCTGTTCGAGTCGATCGACGAAGGCTTCTGCGTCATCGAGATGATCTACGACGAGGATGGCCGTGCGGTCGACTACGCCTTCCTGGAGACGAACCCCGCCTTCGAGACCCACACCGGGCTGGTTGAAGCCCGCGGCAAGCGGATGCGCGAGCTGGTGCCCGACCACGACGACCACTGGTTCCGCACCTACGCCCAGGTCGTCGCCACCGGACGGCCGCTCCGGTTCGTCGACCGGGCCGAGAAGCTGGGGGGCGCCTGGTTCGACCTGTACGCGATGCCGATGGAGGGCCGCAAGGTCGCCGTCCTCTTCAAGAACGTCTCGGAGGCGATCCGGGCCGAGCAGGAGCGGGAACGGCTGCTCCTGAGCCTCAAGCTGGAGCGAGGCCGCCTGGCGTCGCTCATCCAGGACGCCCCCGCGTTCATCTGCACCCTCCGCGGGCCGGACCACGTCTTCGAACTGACCAATTCCCTGTACCGCGAGATGGTCGGGAACCGCGACCTGATCGGCAAGCCGGTCCAGGAGGCGTTCCCGGACCTGGAAGGCCAGGGCTTCTTCGAACTGCTCGACCAGGTGTACCGCACCGGCGAGACCTTCGTCGGCAAGGAGACGCCGATCCGTTTCCGTCACCGCGGGTCGAGCGAGGCGGACCGCCGAGTCCTGAACTTCGTGTTCCAGGCGATGTACGACCCCGACGGCGAGGTCTCCGGCATCTTCGTCCACGGCGTCGACGTCACCGACGCGGTGGCCGCCCGCGAGGCCCTGCGCGAGAGCGAGGCCCGGTTCCGCCAGCTCGCGGACGCCATGCCCCAGGCCGTCTGGACCGCCAGGGCCGACGGCGCGATCGACTACTCCAACCGGCAGTGGCGGCAGTACGGCAGCCCCCCTGAAGGGGTCCTCGGCGACTCCCGCTGGGCCCGCCTCATCCACCCCGACGACCGAGAGCGGACCCACGCCATCTGGCTGGAATCCCTCCGCACCGGCCGACCGTTCGAAACCGAGTACCGCCTCCGCCGCGAGTTCGACGGCTCCTACCGATGGCACCTGGGACGCGCCCTGCCGATCGAGGACTCGCAGGCCCGGATCGTCCGATGGTTCGGGACCAGCACCGACGTCGACGACGTCAAACGGCTCTCCGAGGCGCTCCAGCAGGCCGACCGCCGCAAGGACGAGTTCCTGGCGACGCTGGCGCACGAATTACGCAACCCCCTGGCGCCCATCCGCACCGGCCTGGAGATCCTCCGCCACTGTCCCGATCCCACGTCGGCCTCCACGACGATCGACATGATGGCGCGGCAGCTCAGCCATATGGTCCACTTGATCGACGACCTGATGGACGTCGCGCGGGTCGGCAGCGGCAAGATCAGCCTCCGCAAGGAGCCGACGACGCTTCAGGCGATCGTCTCCGGGGCCGTGGAGGCCAGCCGCCAGATCATCGACTCCGCCCGCCATTCGCTCACCGTCTCCCTCCCCGACGAGCCGCTCCCGCTCGACGCCGACCCGACGCGGCTGACCCAGGTCGTCGCCAACCTCCTCAACAACGCCGCCAAGTACACCGAGCCCGGCGGCCGGATCGGGCTTGCGGCGCGTCGCGAAGGGGACGAGGCCGTCGTGACCGTCCGGGACACGGGGATCGGCCTCGCCCCTGAGATGCTCTCCAAGGTCTTCGACATGTTCACCCAGGTCGACGGATCGCTCGATCGCTCGCAGGGGGGCCTGGGAATCGGCCTGACCATCGTCAAGCGGCTGGTCGAGATGCACGGAGGTCGGATCGACGCCCGCAGCGCGGGGATCGGCCGCGGCAGCGATTTCATCGTCCGCCTCCCCCTCGCCGGGGCCCCGGCCGCCGTCCCCGGCGATCCCGGCGCCGACGAGAACCGCACGCGAGCGGGCGGGCTCCGAGTCCTCGTGGTGGACGACAACCGCGACTCGGCGAATTCCCTCTCCCGCTTGCTGGCCCTCGGCGGCCATGAGGTCCACACCGCCTACGCAGGCGTGCAGGCCATCGCCGAGGCGTCGGCGTATCCGCCCGACGTGATCCTCCTGGACCTCGGCCTCCCCGACCGCAACGGCTTCGCGGTCGCCGCCGAGCTCCGGGCCACCCCGGCCTTCCACGGCACCACCATCGTCGCCCTCACCGGCTGGGGCCAGCCCGAGGACCGCCGCCGTTCTCGCGAGGCCGGCTTCGACGACCACCTCGTCAAGCCCGTCGACATCGAACAGCTCCGCGCCATCCTCGACTCGGTCGCCGAAAACGGCCGTCGCCGGCCCGACGGCGCCGTGGCCGTCGTCGAGCCCTGA
- the msrA gene encoding peptide-methionine (S)-S-oxide reductase MsrA has product MATATFGAGCFWGVEEAFRRLPGVLEATSGYMGGPVENPTYHQVCTDQTGHAEVVQVEYDPSKISYDRLLDAFWKIHDPTTLNRQGPDYGSQYRSVVFTHDDEQAREAAEMKRRLDESAAFGRPIVTEIAPAGPFWRAEEYHQRYVQKHGGGACHI; this is encoded by the coding sequence ATGGCGACGGCGACGTTCGGCGCGGGGTGTTTCTGGGGCGTCGAGGAGGCTTTCCGCCGCCTCCCCGGGGTTCTCGAAGCGACCTCCGGCTACATGGGGGGCCCGGTCGAGAACCCCACCTACCATCAGGTCTGCACCGATCAGACCGGCCACGCCGAGGTCGTCCAGGTGGAGTACGACCCGTCGAAGATCTCATACGACCGGCTGCTGGACGCCTTCTGGAAGATCCACGACCCCACCACCTTGAACCGTCAAGGGCCGGATTACGGGAGCCAGTACCGCTCGGTCGTCTTCACGCACGACGACGAGCAGGCCCGCGAGGCCGCCGAGATGAAGCGGCGACTGGACGAGTCGGCCGCCTTCGGTCGCCCCATCGTAACCGAGATCGCCCCGGCCGGGCCGTTCTGGCGCGCCGAGGAATATCACCAGAGATACGTTCAGAAGCATGGCGGGGGCGCCTGCCACATTTAG
- a CDS encoding glycosyltransferase family 2 protein — MTTPRPPLASGPEDPEEAVDLSVLIPVYNEVDNVGPLYDELDAVLRPSPWRYELIFVDDGSVDGTTAKLEAIQARDPEHVRAAFLWRNCGQTAALSAALDLARGEVLVPMDGDRQNDPADIPKLLRTLDQGFDVVSGWRKDRQDALFSRKIPSKIANRLVARLSGIPLHDYGCTLKAYRRRVLAGVRLYGEMHRFIPIFAAWQGAKVTEQVVNHRARTAGKTKYGLGRTFNVVLDLILIRFLQKYAQRPIHFYGRFGLWSFASGFLCVVAMVYFKYIFPWPAIFWSANLPSKTFVETPLPSLAVMLFLAGCLSILLGIQSELIMRTYYESQDKTTYLLREVRQRSPKSVERATSPDRSPTGAT; from the coding sequence ATGACGACCCCTCGGCCTCCCCTCGCATCCGGCCCGGAAGACCCCGAAGAGGCGGTCGATCTGTCGGTCCTGATCCCCGTCTACAACGAGGTCGACAACGTCGGCCCGTTGTACGACGAACTCGACGCCGTGCTCCGGCCGTCCCCCTGGCGTTACGAGCTGATCTTCGTCGACGACGGCTCGGTCGACGGCACGACCGCGAAGCTCGAAGCGATCCAGGCGCGCGACCCCGAGCACGTCCGCGCGGCGTTCCTCTGGCGCAACTGCGGCCAGACCGCCGCGCTCTCGGCGGCGCTCGACCTGGCGCGCGGCGAGGTCCTCGTCCCCATGGACGGCGACCGCCAGAACGACCCGGCCGACATCCCCAAGCTGCTCCGGACGCTCGACCAGGGCTTCGACGTCGTCTCCGGCTGGCGGAAAGACCGGCAGGACGCGCTCTTCAGCCGCAAGATCCCGTCGAAGATCGCCAACCGGCTGGTGGCGAGGCTCTCCGGGATCCCCCTGCACGACTACGGCTGCACCCTGAAGGCGTACCGCCGTCGCGTGCTGGCCGGCGTCCGGCTCTACGGCGAAATGCATCGATTCATCCCGATCTTCGCCGCCTGGCAAGGCGCGAAGGTCACGGAGCAGGTCGTCAACCACCGCGCCCGGACCGCCGGCAAGACCAAGTACGGGCTGGGCCGGACGTTCAACGTCGTCCTCGACCTGATTTTGATCCGGTTCCTCCAGAAGTACGCCCAGCGGCCGATCCACTTCTACGGGCGGTTCGGCCTGTGGTCGTTCGCGTCGGGCTTCCTCTGCGTCGTCGCGATGGTCTATTTCAAGTACATCTTCCCCTGGCCGGCGATCTTCTGGTCGGCTAATCTGCCGAGCAAGACGTTCGTGGAGACGCCGCTCCCCTCGCTGGCCGTCATGCTGTTCCTGGCCGGTTGCCTGAGCATCCTCCTGGGCATCCAGTCCGAACTGATCATGCGGACCTACTACGAGTCGCAAGACAAGACGACCTATCTGCTGCGGGAGGTCCGTCAGCGATCGCCGAAGTCGGTGGAGCGGGCCACGTCGCCGGACCGGTCCCCGACCGGCGCGACGTGA